In a single window of the Halolamina litorea genome:
- a CDS encoding cell division protein, with protein MEVAAIGIGNGGCKVVDSFIEVSGETGVEVISDAFALNTAESDLSVVNEIPASKQLLLTSPEMRASGTGNKPELGAELMEQNLTVVKNALASIPHHSTDALLVVAALGGGTGSGGAPVLANELRTWYDIPVFGLGILPSEHGHLEFNAARSFMDFGKTTDNLFVVDNARYLSSSDSIQESYRRINRDIAQKWLTFLNAGEQSEDGAEMYVDAADLFAVLEMGGISVLGFASEAAGSADSGGLIERFRTNGSQIDHNVRTRKLVDTVKAATRNLTMEADLETAEGVSLLVSGPPAALTQQGIEQSRQYLQDLTGAQRVSHGDDPRAGSEELSAAVLFSNVGSAHRVDELKQRGKNAKREIERRRQERAAKRRDMFSDPDDELGSLFDPQEGVGSGHRS; from the coding sequence ATGGAAGTAGCCGCTATCGGAATCGGCAACGGGGGGTGTAAGGTCGTGGACTCGTTCATCGAGGTGTCGGGCGAGACCGGGGTCGAGGTCATCAGCGATGCGTTCGCGCTGAACACCGCCGAGTCCGACCTGAGCGTCGTGAACGAGATCCCGGCCTCGAAACAACTGCTTCTCACCTCACCGGAGATGCGGGCCTCGGGCACTGGGAACAAGCCGGAGCTCGGCGCGGAGTTGATGGAGCAGAACCTGACCGTCGTAAAGAACGCACTCGCGTCGATCCCCCATCACTCGACCGATGCGCTCCTCGTGGTCGCGGCACTCGGTGGGGGGACGGGCAGCGGGGGCGCACCCGTTCTCGCGAACGAACTCCGGACGTGGTACGACATCCCGGTGTTCGGCCTCGGAATCCTCCCCAGCGAGCACGGCCATCTGGAGTTCAACGCCGCGCGGTCGTTCATGGACTTCGGGAAGACGACTGACAACCTCTTCGTCGTCGACAACGCTCGCTACCTGAGTTCCTCCGACTCGATCCAGGAGAGCTACCGGCGCATCAACCGCGACATCGCCCAGAAGTGGCTGACGTTCCTCAACGCGGGTGAACAGTCCGAGGACGGCGCCGAGATGTACGTCGACGCTGCGGACCTCTTCGCCGTCTTGGAGATGGGCGGAATCTCGGTCCTCGGCTTCGCTTCGGAGGCTGCGGGGTCAGCGGACAGTGGTGGGCTGATCGAACGGTTCCGGACCAACGGTTCGCAGATTGACCACAACGTCCGGACCCGAAAACTGGTCGACACGGTGAAAGCGGCAACGCGAAACCTCACGATGGAGGCTGACCTCGAGACGGCAGAAGGGGTTTCCCTCCTCGTCTCCGGGCCGCCAGCGGCGCTGACCCAACAAGGCATCGAGCAATCCCGACAGTACCTGCAGGACCTGACCGGCGCACAACGGGTCTCCCATGGTGACGACCCACGAGCCGGGTCGGAAGAGCTGTCGGCGGCAGTGCTCTTCTCGAACGTCGGCTCCGCCCACCGAGTGGACGAACTCAAACAACGGGGGAAGAACGCCAAACGGGAGATCGAACGTCGCCGGCAGGAGCGGGCCGCCAAGCGACGCGACATGTTCTCCGATCCAGACGACGAGCTCGGCTCGTTGTTCGATCCGCAGGAGGGGGTCGGCTCCGGCCACCGGTCCTGA
- a CDS encoding uracil-xanthine permease family protein — MAGQPGSESVEQADEVEYGVDERPPTGESVLLGLQHYLTMVGANIAVPLALAGAMGMPDDVLPLYIGTFFVVSGVGTLLQTTFGNRYPIVQGATFSMLAPAIAIIGFIGTDNWEQAILALQGAVIVGGFAQVAFGYLGVMGRLKRYLSPVVIAPTIALIGLSLFNAPQVTGADQAWWLLGLTVLLIVAFSQYLSDSHRVFRLYPVLLGIVGAWVLAAALSVFGVLPAGSPAFVDFTPVREASLVQIPTPLQWGWPTFRTSFVIGMFAGVVASMIESFGDYHAVARLAGERAPSARRIDHGIGMEGVATVFAGVMGTGNGSTSYSENIGAIGLTGVASRFVIQIGAILMLLAGFVGYFGALISTIPDPIVGGLYVAMFGQIAAVGLSNLKHVDLDSSRNVFIVGIALFLGLAMPAYMGNVGSAAAFQQGVAATPVVGPLLTAPFLPDAALQVVADTVYVVGGTGMAVGGLVAFVLDNTVEGTRAERGLDEWEELTEETGAFRSAYERYVKGE; from the coding sequence ATGGCGGGCCAGCCGGGTTCGGAGTCGGTTGAACAGGCAGACGAGGTCGAGTACGGCGTCGACGAGCGCCCGCCGACGGGCGAGTCGGTACTGCTCGGCCTCCAGCACTACCTGACGATGGTCGGGGCGAACATCGCCGTCCCGCTCGCGCTGGCCGGGGCGATGGGGATGCCCGACGACGTGTTGCCCCTCTACATCGGCACGTTCTTCGTCGTCTCCGGGGTTGGGACGCTGCTCCAGACCACGTTCGGGAACCGCTACCCGATCGTCCAAGGGGCGACGTTCTCGATGCTCGCCCCGGCCATCGCCATCATCGGATTCATCGGCACGGACAACTGGGAACAGGCGATTCTGGCCCTTCAGGGGGCGGTTATCGTCGGCGGGTTCGCACAGGTGGCGTTCGGCTACCTCGGCGTGATGGGTCGGCTCAAGCGCTACCTCTCGCCGGTGGTCATCGCGCCCACCATCGCCCTCATCGGGCTCTCGCTGTTCAATGCCCCACAGGTGACTGGCGCCGATCAGGCGTGGTGGCTGCTCGGGTTGACCGTACTCCTGATCGTCGCGTTCAGCCAGTACCTGAGTGACAGCCACCGCGTGTTCCGGCTCTACCCGGTACTGCTGGGAATCGTCGGTGCGTGGGTGCTCGCGGCGGCGCTCTCGGTGTTCGGCGTGTTGCCCGCCGGGTCGCCGGCGTTCGTCGACTTCACGCCCGTCCGGGAGGCCAGCCTCGTCCAGATTCCGACGCCGCTACAGTGGGGCTGGCCGACGTTCCGGACCTCGTTCGTGATCGGGATGTTCGCCGGCGTCGTCGCCTCGATGATCGAATCCTTCGGCGACTACCACGCCGTCGCGCGCCTCGCCGGCGAGCGCGCCCCCTCCGCGCGCCGAATCGACCACGGCATCGGAATGGAGGGGGTCGCGACCGTTTTCGCGGGGGTCATGGGCACTGGGAACGGCTCGACCTCCTACTCCGAGAACATCGGCGCTATCGGCCTCACCGGCGTCGCCTCCCGGTTCGTCATCCAGATCGGCGCGATCCTGATGCTGCTGGCCGGGTTCGTGGGCTACTTCGGCGCGCTGATCTCGACGATCCCCGACCCCATCGTCGGCGGGCTCTACGTGGCGATGTTCGGTCAGATCGCTGCTGTCGGCCTCTCGAACCTGAAACACGTCGATCTGGACTCCTCTCGGAACGTCTTCATCGTCGGCATCGCGCTCTTCCTCGGACTGGCGATGCCGGCCTACATGGGCAACGTGGGGAGCGCCGCCGCCTTCCAGCAGGGCGTCGCGGCGACCCCCGTCGTCGGCCCGCTGCTGACCGCACCGTTCCTCCCCGACGCCGCGCTGCAGGTCGTCGCCGACACCGTCTACGTCGTCGGCGGCACCGGGATGGCCGTCGGCGGACTCGTCGCGTTCGTCCTCGACAACACCGTGGAAGGGACTCGGGCGGAGCGTGGCCTCGACGAGTGGGAGGAACTCACGGAGGAGACCGGCGCCTTCCGGTCGGCCTACGAACGCTACGTGAAAGGGGAGTAA
- a CDS encoding universal stress protein has translation MYDDILLSTDGTVASEDATAHAIDLAREHGATLHVLYVVDESVVTAYSGDEYVDGAEGPEHGLEEIGEETLDAVRADASDVGVDVVGTIRHGDPAETIVEYADEADTDLLVLGTKRRSEEYRTLLGSVTDRVLRLTSRPAIVVKTEVS, from the coding sequence ATGTACGACGACATCTTGCTTTCGACCGACGGAACGGTCGCCTCCGAGGACGCGACGGCCCACGCGATCGATCTCGCACGGGAACACGGTGCGACGCTGCACGTGCTCTACGTCGTCGACGAGAGCGTCGTGACGGCCTACAGCGGCGATGAGTACGTCGACGGCGCCGAGGGGCCGGAACACGGCCTCGAGGAGATCGGCGAGGAGACTCTCGATGCGGTCCGTGCCGACGCGTCGGATGTCGGCGTCGACGTGGTCGGGACGATCCGACACGGCGACCCGGCCGAAACGATCGTCGAGTACGCCGACGAGGCCGACACCGACCTGCTCGTTCTCGGGACGAAGCGCCGCTCCGAGGAGTACCGCACGCTGCTCGGCAGCGTCACCGACCGGGTCCTCCGGCTGACGAGCAGGCCGGCCATCGTCGTGAAGACGGAAGTGAGCTAA
- a CDS encoding plastocyanin/azurin family copper-binding protein, with translation MQDSTTSSRRRFVQLVGATGVAVGLSGVASPVAAQDGDVAETFELLGEQSGWVGVAPEGIADTTNPTLEFTPGETYRIEFENGDGLTHNLVIINEAEEVLHRTDTVAEEGATASIEFEATEEMYQYYCEPHPQSMRGDINVGQQAGGGAGDSREELIQQLIEESDYVFDGYVRAWEGLAPESIEGESNPTIELEAGQEYTFGWINGDGEPHNIAIRDDDGENLYATEITSTEDATQTLTFEATTDAVLYICEVHPNSMVGDLTVDGMGTATPTEAPPTETEPPATETEAPETEPPATEPATEPPETETGTPTATDGPGFGGLAALAGVGAGAAAAARRLSADSEDEREE, from the coding sequence ATGCAGGACTCCACGACGAGTAGCCGTCGACGGTTCGTACAGTTGGTCGGAGCGACCGGCGTCGCGGTCGGACTCTCAGGGGTGGCGAGTCCGGTCGCAGCACAGGACGGGGATGTCGCGGAGACGTTCGAACTCCTCGGCGAACAGAGCGGCTGGGTAGGCGTCGCTCCCGAGGGCATCGCCGACACGACGAACCCGACACTCGAGTTCACACCCGGCGAGACCTACCGGATCGAGTTCGAGAACGGCGACGGGCTCACCCACAACCTCGTGATCATCAACGAGGCCGAGGAGGTGCTCCACCGGACCGACACGGTCGCCGAGGAGGGAGCAACGGCGAGCATCGAGTTCGAGGCCACCGAGGAGATGTACCAGTACTACTGTGAGCCCCACCCGCAGTCGATGCGCGGGGACATCAACGTTGGCCAGCAGGCCGGCGGGGGGGCCGGTGACAGCCGCGAGGAACTGATCCAGCAACTCATCGAGGAGTCGGACTACGTCTTCGACGGCTACGTCAGGGCGTGGGAGGGGCTCGCTCCCGAGTCGATCGAGGGCGAGAGCAACCCGACGATCGAACTCGAAGCCGGCCAGGAGTACACCTTCGGCTGGATCAACGGCGACGGCGAACCCCACAACATCGCCATCCGGGACGACGACGGGGAGAACCTCTACGCGACCGAGATCACCAGCACGGAGGACGCAACCCAGACGCTCACGTTCGAGGCGACCACCGACGCGGTGCTCTACATCTGTGAGGTCCACCCGAACTCGATGGTGGGCGACCTGACCGTCGACGGCATGGGGACGGCGACCCCAACGGAGGCCCCGCCGACGGAGACCGAACCGCCGGCCACGGAGACCGAGGCACCCGAAACCGAGCCCCCGGCGACCGAACCCGCCACGGAACCGCCGGAGACGGAGACTGGAACGCCGACAGCCACTGACGGCCCCGGCTTCGGTGGTCTGGCTGCACTCGCTGGTGTCGGTGCCGGCGCCGCGGCCGCCGCCCGACGGCTGAGTGCCGACAGCGAGGACGAACGCGAGGAGTGA
- a CDS encoding ArsR/SmtB family transcription factor, giving the protein METNGASDEEQPPGYERVEQELLRETFELDEVTAFFQTMANSTRLTILYILIEDGPVESADLADAVDREQNYLYHHLNELEEADLVRKRRQNGTSVYELSPDGGQSVPRLLDAIDDYAARIE; this is encoded by the coding sequence ATGGAAACGAACGGAGCATCGGATGAGGAGCAACCTCCGGGCTACGAACGCGTCGAGCAGGAACTCCTGCGGGAGACGTTCGAACTCGACGAAGTCACGGCGTTCTTCCAGACCATGGCGAACTCGACGCGGCTTACGATACTGTATATCCTCATCGAGGACGGTCCTGTCGAGAGCGCCGACCTCGCCGACGCCGTCGACCGCGAGCAGAACTACCTCTATCACCACCTCAACGAACTGGAGGAGGCGGACCTCGTCCGAAAGCGCCGTCAGAATGGCACCAGCGTCTACGAACTCTCCCCCGACGGCGGGCAGTCCGTTCCACGGCTGCTCGACGCCATCGACGACTACGCGGCGCGGATCGAGTGA
- a CDS encoding helix-turn-helix domain-containing protein has translation MTNETLRSATIVLSQRQQASIFDAVDRSDAVSLATTRYLGPSAGDYYVGLSEIDGDPGTVRALFESSEQVRQYAVEDAGDHSFVYAHYRDLDPVDDLISLLYRHDLVVDWPIVHRQRGDAAESRLRVVGTDSGIQRAAADLPASVEVTVEKLSTVAPASEAAFAGLTERQRSLLRHAVRVGYYDVPRGATHREIAEAFDVAPGTVSERLQRIERRVMEGYVRAFL, from the coding sequence ATGACCAACGAGACGCTCCGCTCGGCGACCATCGTCCTCTCACAGCGCCAGCAGGCGTCGATCTTCGACGCAGTCGACCGCTCTGATGCCGTCTCGCTCGCAACGACGCGGTACTTGGGTCCCTCAGCGGGCGACTACTACGTCGGTCTCTCGGAGATCGACGGCGATCCCGGAACGGTCCGCGCGCTGTTCGAGAGCAGCGAGCAGGTGCGCCAGTACGCCGTCGAGGACGCCGGCGACCACAGCTTCGTCTACGCCCACTACCGCGACCTCGACCCCGTCGACGACCTGATCTCGCTGCTCTACCGCCACGACCTCGTCGTCGACTGGCCGATCGTCCACCGCCAGCGCGGCGACGCCGCCGAGAGCCGCCTCAGGGTCGTCGGGACCGACAGCGGTATCCAACGGGCGGCGGCCGACCTCCCGGCCAGCGTCGAGGTCACCGTCGAGAAGCTGAGCACCGTCGCGCCGGCGTCGGAGGCGGCGTTCGCCGGCCTGACCGAGCGCCAACGGTCGCTGCTCCGCCATGCCGTCCGGGTCGGCTACTACGACGTACCGCGGGGGGCGACCCACCGCGAGATCGCCGAGGCGTTCGACGTGGCCCCGGGGACCGTGAGCGAGCGACTCCAGCGGATCGAGCGGCGAGTGATGGAGGGCTACGTACGGGCGTTCCTGTAG
- a CDS encoding cytochrome P450 — MSSDHARGEFPPGPDGLPVVGAVPQSIRGGLDFTERVAREYGDIVHWEGLGDHFFQLNDPEAIAQVLVHNNTNYVKGEQFQRILRPLTGNGILNSEGEEWRRNRRMIQPAFHPDRISVYAEMMVDQTEATLADWRDGETRSIHEDMMELTLRIVAEALFGVDLDRYVDDIEEAMNTFLPASASLSNILAPEGVPLPSRRKMARARETLDSVVDEIIAQKRETPGEDDVISMLLDAQQEGAPLSDEDIRDEAITLLTAGHETTAVSLTYTTYLLAQHPAIEEKLVAELDEVLDGERPTTGDLADLTYTEQVVEESMRLFPPVPSIVREAKEPDTIDGYRIPTGSKVFMSQWVVHRDGRWYDDPLAFRPERWTDEMRADLPKLAYFPFSAGPRRCIGDRFAMLEARLILAMLYGDYHLELDSGRNVEVIQTITSRPDEEIRMTVHER; from the coding sequence ATGAGTTCGGACCACGCACGCGGCGAGTTCCCGCCAGGCCCGGACGGGCTCCCGGTGGTTGGTGCGGTCCCGCAGTCGATCCGCGGCGGCCTCGACTTCACCGAGCGCGTCGCCCGGGAGTACGGCGACATCGTCCACTGGGAGGGGCTGGGCGACCACTTCTTCCAACTCAACGACCCCGAGGCCATCGCGCAGGTGCTCGTCCACAACAACACGAACTACGTCAAGGGCGAACAGTTCCAGCGCATCCTCCGGCCACTGACGGGTAACGGAATCCTCAACAGCGAGGGCGAGGAGTGGCGACGGAACCGTCGCATGATCCAGCCGGCGTTCCACCCTGACCGGATCAGCGTCTACGCGGAGATGATGGTCGATCAGACCGAGGCCACGTTGGCGGATTGGCGCGACGGCGAGACGCGCTCGATCCACGAGGACATGATGGAGTTGACGTTGCGTATCGTCGCCGAGGCGCTGTTCGGCGTCGACCTCGACCGGTACGTCGACGACATCGAGGAGGCGATGAACACGTTCCTGCCTGCGAGCGCCAGCCTCTCGAACATCCTCGCTCCGGAGGGCGTGCCGCTTCCCTCCCGGCGGAAGATGGCCCGCGCTCGGGAGACCCTCGACAGCGTGGTCGACGAAATCATCGCCCAGAAGCGCGAGACCCCCGGCGAGGACGACGTCATCTCGATGCTGCTCGACGCCCAACAGGAAGGTGCGCCCCTGAGCGACGAGGACATCCGCGACGAGGCGATCACGCTGCTGACGGCCGGCCACGAAACGACCGCTGTCTCGCTGACGTACACGACGTACCTGCTCGCCCAACACCCGGCTATCGAGGAGAAACTCGTCGCCGAACTCGACGAGGTCCTTGACGGCGAGCGCCCGACGACGGGCGACCTCGCCGACCTCACCTACACCGAGCAGGTCGTCGAAGAGTCGATGCGGCTGTTCCCGCCGGTCCCGAGCATCGTTCGGGAGGCGAAGGAGCCCGACACGATCGACGGCTACCGGATCCCGACCGGCTCGAAGGTGTTCATGAGCCAGTGGGTGGTCCACCGCGACGGGCGCTGGTACGACGACCCGCTCGCGTTCCGGCCCGAGCGCTGGACCGACGAGATGCGCGCGGACCTCCCGAAACTCGCCTACTTCCCGTTCTCGGCGGGGCCGCGGCGCTGCATCGGTGACCGGTTCGCCATGCTCGAAGCGCGGCTGATCCTCGCGATGCTCTACGGGGACTACCACCTCGAACTGGACTCGGGGCGCAACGTCGAGGTGATCCAGACGATCACCTCCCGACCCGACGAAGAGATCCGGATGACGGTCCACGAGCGGTAG
- a CDS encoding secondary thiamine-phosphate synthase enzyme YjbQ: protein MSLQVETAARTDIVDVTADVAEAVPSGVDGVCTVFVPHTTAGVVVNENESRLLADLESALERLVPRGEGYDHDAIDDNADAHLRATLLGESVSIPVVDGSLALGTWQSVLFVECDGPRTRSLEVAITS from the coding sequence ATGTCCCTGCAGGTCGAAACCGCCGCACGAACCGATATCGTCGACGTGACTGCCGACGTGGCCGAGGCCGTCCCGAGCGGCGTCGATGGCGTCTGTACCGTCTTCGTCCCGCACACCACCGCGGGCGTCGTCGTCAACGAGAACGAGTCGCGGCTGCTGGCGGACCTCGAAAGCGCGCTTGAACGACTCGTCCCCCGCGGCGAGGGGTACGACCACGACGCCATCGACGACAACGCCGACGCCCACCTCCGGGCCACACTTCTCGGCGAGAGCGTCTCGATCCCGGTCGTCGATGGGTCGCTGGCGCTCGGAACGTGGCAATCGGTCCTGTTCGTCGAGTGTGACGGCCCGCGAACGCGGTCGCTGGAGGTGGCCATCACGTCGTAG
- a CDS encoding dienelactone hydrolase family protein — translation MTDTIQESVTIPADGVELEGELAVPEGATGLVLFAHGSGSSRKSPRNTFVAEVLRDHGLGTLLFDLLTEEEDREYETRFDIDLLTGRLLAATAWLRDRKDTRDLKLGYFGSSTGAAAALRAAADRGDDAGAVVSRGGRVDLASERLEDVSAATLFIVGGADTQVLELNREAFGRLRGTKELEVVEGAGHLFEGEGELEAVADTAAAWFETHLT, via the coding sequence ATGACTGACACGATACAGGAGTCCGTGACGATCCCTGCCGACGGCGTCGAACTGGAGGGCGAACTCGCCGTTCCGGAGGGGGCCACCGGGCTCGTCCTCTTCGCTCACGGGAGTGGCAGCAGTCGGAAGAGTCCGCGGAACACCTTCGTCGCCGAGGTTCTGCGGGACCACGGCCTCGGAACGCTCCTGTTCGACCTGCTCACTGAGGAGGAGGACCGCGAGTACGAGACCCGCTTCGACATCGACTTGCTGACGGGCCGGCTGCTCGCGGCGACGGCGTGGCTCCGGGACCGCAAGGACACCCGGGACCTGAAGCTCGGCTACTTCGGATCGAGCACCGGCGCGGCGGCCGCCCTGCGGGCCGCTGCCGACCGCGGCGACGACGCTGGCGCCGTCGTCTCACGGGGCGGGAGGGTCGACCTCGCTTCCGAGCGACTGGAGGACGTGAGCGCTGCCACACTCTTCATCGTCGGCGGCGCCGACACGCAGGTGCTGGAGCTCAATCGGGAGGCGTTCGGCCGACTGCGCGGGACGAAAGAGTTGGAGGTGGTTGAGGGCGCCGGCCACCTCTTCGAGGGCGAGGGCGAACTCGAGGCGGTCGCCGACACGGCAGCGGCGTGGTTCGAGACGCACCTCACGTAG
- a CDS encoding AIM24 family protein, producing the protein MDLQAFIEANDAVESGDGFHKANNRLLAIGVDGTVTLKAGAMIAYTGDLTFTGKSSAEGGIAGFVKSAVSNEDSPVMEAEGTGTLYAAEQSKKIQILSLDEGESISVNGTDVLAFEDDVDYEINTIGSLSGAAAGGLTNVYLTGPGDVAISTHGDPLVMEPPVTTDPDATVAWSANLSPSIGTNKLIEIGQESGESFQMEFTGDNGFVVVQPHEEGGQMQ; encoded by the coding sequence ATGGACCTCCAAGCGTTCATCGAGGCGAACGACGCCGTCGAAAGCGGCGACGGCTTCCACAAAGCGAACAACCGACTGCTCGCCATCGGCGTCGACGGGACGGTGACGCTGAAAGCTGGCGCGATGATCGCCTACACCGGCGACCTGACGTTCACCGGGAAGTCCTCCGCCGAGGGCGGCATCGCCGGCTTCGTCAAGAGTGCGGTCTCCAACGAGGACTCCCCCGTGATGGAGGCCGAAGGGACGGGGACGCTCTACGCCGCCGAGCAGAGCAAGAAGATCCAGATCCTCTCGCTCGACGAGGGCGAATCGATCTCGGTCAACGGGACCGACGTGCTGGCCTTCGAGGACGACGTCGATTACGAGATCAACACGATCGGCAGCCTCTCCGGTGCCGCCGCGGGTGGACTCACCAACGTCTACCTCACCGGCCCGGGCGACGTGGCGATCTCGACACACGGCGACCCGCTCGTGATGGAACCGCCGGTGACGACCGACCCCGACGCGACCGTTGCTTGGAGCGCGAACCTCTCGCCCTCCATCGGGACCAACAAGCTGATCGAGATCGGCCAGGAGTCCGGCGAGTCCTTCCAGATGGAGTTCACCGGCGACAACGGCTTCGTCGTCGTCCAACCCCACGAGGAAGGCGGCCAGATGCAGTAG
- a CDS encoding PH domain-containing protein has product MSDSSDDATDDPPAATASTPPDESEGGDNDADDGQSSVAAAAGIDTDVLDVPRELASTVRLQWVIGSALGAIIVGVVATGIAFGVGSETALLDGGLESAATVGGAAFALLVLVGVVRALLLYRSWSYVVRADSLYLSRGVFTRVRTVVPYVRVQHIDTTRGPLERVLGLSTLVVYTAGSRGADVTIPGLTPERASKLQERLERLAIESDEADAV; this is encoded by the coding sequence ATGAGCGACTCCTCCGACGACGCGACGGACGATCCTCCAGCGGCGACGGCGTCGACGCCGCCCGACGAGTCCGAAGGTGGCGACAATGACGCGGACGACGGACAGTCGTCTGTCGCGGCCGCCGCCGGAATCGACACCGACGTGCTCGACGTGCCACGGGAGCTCGCGTCGACAGTCCGCCTGCAGTGGGTCATCGGGTCGGCTCTCGGCGCCATCATCGTCGGCGTCGTGGCGACCGGGATCGCGTTCGGCGTCGGTTCCGAAACGGCACTCCTCGATGGGGGACTCGAGTCCGCTGCGACCGTCGGTGGCGCAGCGTTCGCGCTGCTCGTCCTGGTGGGCGTGGTTCGTGCCCTATTGCTGTACCGCTCGTGGAGCTACGTCGTCCGCGCTGACTCGCTGTACCTCAGTCGTGGGGTGTTCACGCGAGTGCGAACAGTCGTTCCCTACGTGCGGGTCCAGCACATCGACACGACCCGTGGGCCGCTGGAACGCGTGCTCGGCCTGTCGACGCTGGTCGTCTACACTGCCGGCTCACGCGGCGCCGACGTGACGATCCCCGGGCTGACCCCCGAGCGCGCGTCGAAGCTTCAGGAGCGACTGGAGCGGCTGGCTATCGAGTCCGACGAGGCGGATGCGGTATGA
- a CDS encoding PH domain-containing protein: MTTESLTGRAFHLHPLSIPYRLLEQGVGLVVAAVFIGGSAFGAVAGTLGVTLAIGLAVVLAAGVVGYAVAYYRRFEYELTADTFDIRSGVFGRREREIPLHRIQNVDISQNVVQRALGIAEIRLETAGASGAEAQLKFVGVDRANQLQGEISRLRRAGDDGDEAADAEFETVFEISDRELGLLALTSADAQLIPLLFLGVSVFMPALGSLFGVEWLSFVPGPGLGRVFGALLSVVGILLFAVVYGAINAATYYGFTLRRAPQEMRYERGLLQQYSGTIPLSKVQSLTIRENVLARALGYASLDIETAGQSGGEGNSGGSQSAVPLAERSRVLELTNSVEAVGDLSFERPPKRARERYAVRYAIVVAVVVALLYLIQRVAGITLYWWVPLFVLLLVPLAAHLKWKSRGYHLGEDHVVTRNGFWVQELKIVPYYRVQTVLSTETVFQRRRRLGTVTVDTAGARSLTNDDARAVDVADDTTEQLREAVGERLYDSLRRRRAGADHRDVGDTPSENGDPS; encoded by the coding sequence GTGACGACGGAATCACTCACCGGCCGCGCGTTCCACCTCCACCCGCTCTCGATCCCCTACCGGCTCCTCGAACAGGGCGTCGGCCTCGTCGTGGCCGCAGTGTTCATCGGCGGATCGGCGTTCGGCGCGGTCGCGGGCACCCTCGGCGTGACCCTCGCGATCGGGCTCGCGGTGGTCCTGGCGGCGGGCGTGGTCGGCTACGCCGTCGCCTACTACCGCCGCTTCGAGTACGAACTCACGGCCGACACGTTCGACATCCGGTCGGGCGTCTTCGGCAGGCGCGAACGGGAGATCCCGCTCCATCGGATCCAGAACGTCGACATCAGCCAGAACGTCGTCCAGCGCGCGCTCGGGATCGCAGAGATCCGTCTGGAGACGGCCGGCGCCAGCGGCGCCGAAGCCCAACTCAAGTTCGTCGGCGTCGATCGGGCGAACCAACTGCAAGGGGAGATCAGCCGACTGCGCCGCGCCGGCGACGACGGCGACGAGGCCGCCGACGCCGAGTTCGAGACCGTCTTCGAAATCTCCGACCGGGAGTTGGGGCTACTCGCGCTGACCTCCGCCGACGCCCAACTGATCCCGCTGCTGTTCCTGGGGGTGTCGGTGTTCATGCCGGCGCTCGGCTCCCTGTTCGGCGTCGAGTGGCTCTCGTTCGTCCCCGGGCCGGGGCTCGGTCGGGTGTTCGGGGCGCTCCTGAGCGTCGTCGGGATCCTCCTCTTCGCGGTCGTCTACGGCGCGATCAACGCCGCGACGTACTACGGGTTCACCCTGCGTCGTGCCCCCCAGGAGATGCGCTACGAACGCGGGCTCCTCCAGCAGTACAGCGGGACGATCCCGCTCTCGAAGGTACAGTCGCTGACGATCAGGGAGAACGTCCTCGCGCGGGCGCTCGGCTACGCCTCGCTGGATATCGAGACCGCCGGACAGAGTGGCGGCGAGGGCAACTCCGGGGGGTCGCAGTCGGCGGTCCCGTTGGCCGAACGGAGCCGCGTGCTCGAACTCACGAACTCCGTCGAGGCTGTCGGCGACCTCAGCTTCGAACGGCCGCCCAAACGGGCCCGGGAACGCTACGCCGTCCGCTACGCCATCGTCGTCGCGGTGGTCGTCGCGCTGCTCTACCTGATCCAGCGCGTCGCCGGGATCACCCTCTACTGGTGGGTCCCGCTGTTCGTCCTCCTGCTCGTGCCCCTCGCCGCTCACCTGAAGTGGAAGAGCCGCGGCTACCACCTCGGCGAGGACCACGTCGTGACCCGGAACGGCTTCTGGGTTCAGGAGCTAAAAATCGTCCCCTACTACCGGGTGCAGACGGTTCTGAGCACCGAAACGGTGTTCCAGCGCCGCCGACGCCTCGGCACGGTGACGGTCGACACCGCCGGCGCGCGCAGCCTCACGAACGACGACGCGCGAGCCGTCGACGTGGCCGACGACACGACCGAGCAACTGCGTGAAGCGGTCGGAGAACGGCTGTACGACTCGCTGCGTCGACGGCGCGCTGGCGCGGACCATCGAGACGTCGGCGACACACCGAGTGAGAACGGGGACCCGTCGTAG